The following are from one region of the Arcobacter defluvii genome:
- a CDS encoding sensor histidine kinase yields MKKKSKYILINFFVLIFLCFITAFGGIEFILKKEKELLEEKYNSLTINIKDKINSLILSKKNATLAITLTLSENENIKKIILNKKETNFYDLNNLSKKLKDYTDFKNVWFQIINKDGISVYRSWTENKNDEIKLYRLDLQKILEEPKIKNTISVGIYDMTFKSIVPIYKNNDFIGTLEGITHFNSITKDLKDIDKVEPIILVDKLFTEQLKQNSFSKIFFKDYYIPNVDVSKELLTYLENEDIKKFLEINNYVIKDGKIITTFKIYQDDIKLADILIFKDLNLIDISEITKFKQHAFLYLILFLILLCLTVLIISYYIYSKRLKELNEYLQQTVNNEIIKNDEKNKLLFQQNKMAAMGEMIENIAHQWRQPLSIITTSASSIKLKKEYGILEEKECEESLNYIIDTANYLSNTIDDFRYYFSPERSENLFKSKDLIDKALNIVKISFNTNEIKIIKEIEDCEVLTFENELLQVIINILNNAEDELIKKDKNFEKYIFIKLFKEKNNLKISIKDNANGINEEIIDRIFEPYFTTKHKSKGTGIGLYMCEEIIKKHMKGTISVSNERYIYNNKEYIGAMFEINIPLS; encoded by the coding sequence TTGAAGAAGAAAAGTAAATATATTTTAATAAATTTTTTTGTATTGATTTTTCTTTGTTTTATTACAGCTTTTGGTGGAATAGAATTTATACTTAAAAAAGAAAAAGAACTCTTAGAAGAAAAATATAATAGTTTAACAATTAATATAAAAGATAAAATTAATTCTTTAATTCTTTCAAAAAAGAATGCAACTTTAGCTATAACTCTTACTTTATCTGAAAATGAAAATATTAAAAAAATTATTCTAAATAAAAAAGAAACTAATTTTTATGATTTAAATAATTTAAGTAAAAAATTAAAAGATTATACAGATTTTAAAAATGTTTGGTTTCAAATTATCAATAAAGATGGAATTTCTGTTTATAGAAGTTGGACAGAAAATAAGAATGATGAAATAAAATTATATAGATTAGATTTGCAAAAAATATTGGAAGAACCAAAAATAAAAAATACAATAAGTGTTGGAATTTATGATATGACATTTAAATCAATTGTTCCTATTTATAAAAATAACGATTTTATTGGAACATTAGAAGGAATAACACATTTTAATTCTATAACAAAAGATTTAAAGGATATTGATAAAGTAGAACCAATAATTTTAGTTGATAAACTTTTTACAGAACAATTAAAACAAAATAGTTTTAGTAAAATATTTTTTAAAGATTATTATATTCCAAATGTTGATGTTTCAAAAGAATTACTAACTTATTTGGAAAATGAAGATATAAAAAAATTTTTGGAAATAAATAATTATGTAATAAAAGATGGAAAAATAATTACAACTTTCAAAATTTATCAAGACGATATAAAATTAGCAGATATTTTAATATTTAAAGATTTGAATTTAATTGATATATCAGAAATAACAAAATTTAAACAACATGCTTTTTTATATTTGATTTTATTTTTGATTCTTCTATGTTTGACAGTTTTGATTATAAGTTATTATATTTATTCTAAAAGGCTAAAAGAGTTAAATGAATATTTACAACAAACAGTTAACAATGAAATAATAAAAAATGATGAAAAAAACAAACTTTTATTTCAACAAAATAAAATGGCAGCAATGGGTGAAATGATAGAAAATATTGCCCATCAATGGAGACAACCTCTTTCTATTATAACAACTTCTGCTTCTTCAATAAAGCTAAAAAAAGAGTATGGAATTTTAGAAGAAAAAGAGTGTGAAGAATCTCTTAATTATATAATTGATACAGCAAATTATTTATCAAATACAATAGATGATTTCAGATATTATTTTTCACCTGAAAGAAGTGAGAATTTATTTAAAAGTAAAGATTTGATAGATAAAGCACTAAATATTGTAAAAATTTCATTTAATACTAATGAAATAAAGATTATAAAAGAGATAGAAGATTGTGAAGTTTTAACTTTTGAAAATGAGTTATTACAAGTGATAATAAATATATTAAACAATGCAGAAGATGAATTAATAAAAAAAGATAAGAATTTTGAAAAATATATATTTATAAAATTATTTAAAGAAAAGAATAATTTGAAAATTTCTATAAAAGATAATGCAAATGGAATAAATGAAGAGATAATAGATAGAATTTTTGAACCATATTTTACAACAAAACATAAAAGTAAAGGTACTGGAATAGGACTTTATATGTGTGAAGAAATAATCAAAAAGC
- a CDS encoding sigma 54-interacting transcriptional regulator: MQEYIAKDSISKEILNSAKLLQAVEVNALILGESGVGKKSLAKYILPQSEVYEAKNLQKDIADDVLTLQNDAIIIDKINEITNIDLFLKWIEENAIRIIAISPTENLNQKLKDIFSINLEIPILAKREEDTKALVNKFSQEASSILDMPLIPQSKLIINISNNTHSLRKSIYFSYLFETIGEHEILMFLEKYISENLYGENSYKDLSYIFEVPLLKAATKKYKSQVQVAKHLGLNRITLRKKLEIYKDLL, from the coding sequence ATGCAAGAATATATAGCAAAAGATAGTATTTCCAAAGAGATTTTAAATTCAGCAAAACTTTTACAAGCAGTAGAAGTAAATGCTTTAATCTTAGGAGAAAGTGGTGTAGGAAAAAAATCTTTAGCTAAATATATTTTACCCCAATCAGAAGTTTATGAAGCAAAAAATTTACAAAAAGATATTGCAGATGATGTTTTAACTTTGCAAAATGATGCAATAATTATAGATAAAATAAATGAAATTACAAATATTGATTTATTTTTAAAATGGATTGAAGAAAATGCAATTAGAATTATTGCTATATCGCCAACTGAGAATTTAAATCAAAAATTAAAAGATATTTTTTCGATTAACTTAGAAATTCCTATTTTAGCAAAAAGAGAAGAAGATACAAAAGCTTTAGTAAATAAATTCTCACAAGAGGCAAGTTCTATTTTAGATATGCCTTTAATTCCACAATCTAAACTTATTATTAATATTTCAAACAATACTCATAGTTTAAGAAAATCTATCTATTTTTCATATCTTTTTGAAACAATTGGTGAGCATGAGATTTTAATGTTTTTAGAAAAATATATAAGTGAAAATCTATACGGAGAAAATTCTTATAAAGATTTATCATATATTTTTGAAGTTCCTTTACTTAAAGCTGCAACAAAAAAATATAAATCACAAGTTCAAGTGGCAAAACACTTGGGATTAAATAGAATTACTTTAAGAAAAAAATTGGAAATTTATAAAGATTTATTATGA